In one Fastidiosipila sp. genomic region, the following are encoded:
- a CDS encoding NAD(+)/NADH kinase: MRKVRIALYPNSDRDPGFGVTRRLIATIKGLGSTAVIEPAMVPDLEGEDLVRDSYTSCDLMICLGGDGTFLSAAHHESSRDLAKTGVNLGSVGFLQEIDPDRMEEALARLVEGDYEIEYRSLLEATCFDTGGHKVLIDEALNDVVIARGSRAKSIIAALEVDGVRVQDIPGDGVIVSTPTGSTAYSLSAGGPIVHPTAEVILVTPICPHTMQNRSYVIDAGAGIVLRLMSNQEGAFLSVDGRGGYELSTGSRVRIKTSERKVKYIRLWGDSFFKTLPAKIQQRGLSR; this comes from the coding sequence GTGAGAAAGGTGCGGATCGCGCTTTATCCCAATTCAGACAGGGACCCGGGTTTCGGAGTGACACGCCGGCTCATTGCCACCATCAAGGGACTGGGCTCGACGGCTGTTATTGAACCGGCCATGGTTCCTGATCTTGAAGGAGAGGACTTGGTCCGCGATTCCTATACAAGCTGTGACCTGATGATTTGTCTGGGCGGGGACGGCACTTTCCTATCTGCCGCCCACCATGAAAGCTCGAGGGATCTGGCGAAAACCGGGGTTAATCTGGGAAGCGTCGGTTTTTTGCAGGAAATCGATCCGGACCGCATGGAAGAAGCCCTTGCACGTCTTGTTGAAGGCGATTATGAAATTGAATACCGTTCCCTGCTTGAGGCGACCTGCTTTGATACAGGCGGGCATAAGGTCTTGATTGACGAGGCGCTCAACGACGTTGTAATTGCCCGCGGCAGCCGTGCAAAGTCAATCATTGCTGCACTGGAAGTCGATGGGGTTCGCGTCCAGGATATCCCGGGCGATGGCGTGATCGTGTCAACACCGACCGGTTCAACGGCCTATTCCCTGTCGGCGGGGGGGCCGATTGTCCACCCGACAGCTGAGGTCATATTGGTTACGCCGATCTGCCCTCACACCATGCAGAATCGTTCTTATGTGATTGATGCCGGCGCTGGAATTGTCCTTCGCCTCATGTCAAACCAGGAGGGAGCTTTCCTGTCGGTTGACGGCCGCGGGGGTTATGAGCTGTCGACAGGCTCGCGTGTCAGGATAAAGACGTCAGAAAGAAAGGTGAAATACATCAGACTTTGGGGAGATTCTTTCTTTAAAACCCTCCCCGCCAAAATTCAGCAAAGGGGTCTAAGCCGATGA
- a CDS encoding 1-deoxy-D-xylulose-5-phosphate synthase → MDYPVLESLQGTADLQALTAEQKARLAEELRSLIIETVSKNGGHLAANLGVIELTIALLAAGHYPQDSIIFDVGHQSYAWKILTDRRDTFSTIRLKGGLSGFPKRQESVYDSFNTGHSSTSISAALGIARAKRAKGNLSKTIALIGDGSLGGGMALEAMSDAGQSGENLLVVLNDNTMCIDRAVGGIARHLESLRISQRYIRLKTAWEARLLKIPLMGLILVQMIARSKRRWRSWGRESGAIFEQLGFRYYGPVDGHNVADLERHLRALRLVRGPVLLHVVTVKGKGYCYAENEPEVFHGVPSFDLDNGHIPENGEQDKTFSELFGEILVELARHDKEIVAVTAAMAQGTGLVPFSHSFPERFFDVGIAEQHALTMAAGMAAGGLRPYVALYSTFLQRAVDQLIHDVCLQNLPLVLVVDRAGLVGGDGETHQGLYDLAIALPLPNLTVLAPASAADLRASLIGARHHDGPVLIRYPHDLAGKRDYGCYPSDPDQIELSHLQTLRQVAAGSDLTVVALGTSIREAERAVEDLKASDPGFSVDLFSCICASPFDYESMLKSIHKTGRLLLIEEGIENGGFGSCISAKAVTQVPGLLVNYAGVSTPTALQATRQELMVQVSLDAESLEERMRKMLQER, encoded by the coding sequence ATGGACTATCCGGTTCTGGAGTCTCTTCAGGGTACCGCTGATTTACAGGCACTGACCGCCGAGCAGAAAGCCAGGCTGGCGGAAGAACTTCGCTCGCTCATCATTGAAACTGTATCCAAAAACGGAGGCCATCTGGCGGCCAACCTGGGAGTCATCGAATTGACCATTGCCCTCCTGGCAGCCGGACATTACCCCCAGGATTCGATTATCTTCGATGTTGGACACCAAAGCTACGCCTGGAAAATTCTGACAGACCGGCGCGATACCTTTTCCACCATTCGCCTCAAGGGCGGCCTGTCAGGATTTCCCAAAAGACAGGAAAGTGTCTATGATTCCTTCAATACGGGTCACAGCAGCACCTCGATATCCGCTGCCCTGGGCATTGCGCGTGCCAAACGGGCCAAAGGAAATCTGAGCAAGACCATTGCCTTGATCGGCGACGGCTCGCTTGGCGGCGGCATGGCGCTCGAAGCAATGTCGGACGCGGGACAAAGCGGTGAAAATCTGCTTGTCGTGCTCAATGACAACACCATGTGCATTGACCGGGCAGTCGGCGGCATCGCACGTCATCTGGAATCCCTGCGCATCAGTCAGCGTTATATCAGGCTTAAAACCGCCTGGGAAGCGCGTCTGTTGAAAATTCCGCTTATGGGCCTGATCCTGGTCCAGATGATTGCGAGAAGCAAGCGCCGCTGGCGTTCCTGGGGGAGAGAATCCGGTGCCATCTTTGAACAACTTGGCTTCCGCTATTACGGCCCGGTCGACGGCCACAACGTGGCTGATCTGGAGCGTCATCTTCGCGCCCTCCGCCTGGTCCGCGGCCCCGTACTCCTCCATGTGGTGACGGTCAAGGGCAAGGGGTACTGCTATGCCGAGAATGAACCGGAAGTTTTTCACGGCGTGCCATCTTTTGATCTTGACAATGGCCATATACCGGAAAATGGAGAACAGGACAAAACTTTTTCGGAACTCTTCGGGGAAATCCTTGTCGAGCTGGCCCGCCACGATAAGGAAATCGTTGCGGTGACCGCAGCCATGGCACAAGGAACCGGCCTGGTCCCCTTCAGTCATTCCTTTCCTGAAAGGTTTTTTGATGTGGGCATCGCCGAACAGCACGCACTGACCATGGCCGCGGGCATGGCCGCAGGAGGGCTGCGCCCTTACGTGGCCCTTTACAGCACCTTCCTGCAACGAGCTGTGGATCAGCTCATCCACGATGTCTGCCTGCAAAATCTTCCGCTTGTGCTGGTGGTCGACCGGGCGGGTCTTGTCGGGGGAGACGGGGAGACACATCAAGGACTCTATGACCTGGCCATCGCCCTGCCCCTGCCGAATCTGACGGTGCTGGCTCCCGCTTCAGCCGCTGATCTCCGGGCCTCGCTCATCGGTGCGCGCCACCACGATGGCCCTGTCCTGATCCGCTATCCGCACGACCTCGCAGGCAAGCGGGACTACGGCTGCTATCCCAGCGATCCGGATCAGATTGAGCTTTCTCATTTACAGACGCTGCGGCAGGTTGCGGCAGGAAGCGACCTGACCGTTGTTGCGCTTGGTACAAGCATCCGGGAGGCGGAGCGGGCGGTTGAGGATTTGAAGGCCAGTGATCCTGGATTTTCCGTCGACCTCTTTTCTTGCATTTGCGCGTCTCCGTTTGATTATGAAAGTATGCTAAAATCTATACATAAAACAGGCAGATTGCTCTTGATCGAAGAAGGCATTGAAAATGGCGGCTTTGGTTCCTGTATTTCGGCCAAGGCAGTTACTCAAGTGCCTGGCCTGTTGGTAAATTATGCAGGGGTCAGCACCCCGACTGCCCTTCAGGCGACGCGTCAGGAACTCATGGTTCAAGTCTCGCTCGACGCGGAAAGCCTTGAAGAGAGGATGCGCAAAATGCTTCAGGAAAGGTGA